TTCCGCTAACCAATCACCCTCTTCCTTTCTTGATATTGACCCGCCCTATTTCCATACCAGAAGGAAGTGCGGCACCTTAGTGATCCCGAGTTTAAGCCGAGAGTTGCTCACGTGACCGAGATCTCACATGACGTAGGCGCTCACGTGATTACTCGCTTACGTGAGCAGAAGTAGTTCTGGTCGTCGTCTACCGTCTCGCTATAGCCGTTtgagggaagaaggaggaaaattACCCGGTATCGTTAGAGGTTGGTGTGTGGGTGGGAACTGGGGACCCAGGGGTGGTGATGATGAAGACCAAAGCGGGGTTCGGGGGCCGCCTCCGCCTCTTTCGTTCTCTGATTTCCCCTCCCCCCTCGcgctctctccctcctcccccccaTCTCAGTGCCGGGAAGCCGCCTGTGCTGCGCCTGGTGGGGAAATGGTGGACGCTCATGactgtgtatgtgtttttgtatATCTGTCTGTCTGGGCCGGTCTCGGGGGACCCCTAAGGGTTACCGTAAGGCGAAAAACGTTTGAAAACCACGACCCTGAGTTAAGAAAAACAGATACTGAAAATAGTGGTCTGAGTGCTGGTCTATCCATTCAGGCACTCAGTTTCCACTGCCTGATTGTCTGTAGGGGGAGGCCCCAAGTGAATTTTATCTGTAGAGTCACATCTAGGCAAATGCGTGCTTGACAAAGGCGCCCAATAAATTACTTTACTGAATTGAGTATttgaataatgtttatttttctgctgATAACAGTCTACATATTCAATTTcgaacatttgaaaaataacaatatagtataaaatttaaaaatacacgtAATTCACCACCCGGAGACGACTACTCAACCTCATGTcgttacagttttttaaaaaatgtgtctaACACGCATATAAATACACAAATTCTTAACTCACAAAGAGTCCTGGTTCCCACTTTAGCCAACAGTCCTGATGGCCTTCCCAGGAGACGCAGTAATGAAGTAGAACCTCTCTGCCCCTACAGAAGGGCTCTTAAGGAATAGAGTGGTGCAGGGAATTAAATGGGACGGGTTATCCCAGGGATAaggcaagcaaaaaaaaaaaatcgtacaaaatgaaataaaaaaacagcCTGTAAATCTGTCACTGAGACCTTAGGATGGTTAATAGGAAAACTGTTATCACTGCAGATGCAGTGTGCTAGGCACATAATAGGcaatcagtaaatgtttgttaaatcgTTTCCTCAGTGTAGTTTTATGGCCGTTATTACACTTTGTACTTTGTTTCCAAGAGGCCCAGTGCTCCCAGACCATTTCAGATAAACCATCCacatacaaaattagaaaattttataaaatttcctaTACCAAATCCCagaaatgcaaacattttaatttgttttatgttaCTTTTTTGCTGAAGTAAAAGTAATTATTTCTGTAGAAATTTAAGGCTGcataaaaaaattggaaaaataacatggaaaatcCATAAACCTACCACTCAGAGTAACCACTAATATGTTctttctaacttaaaaaaaatcccagtacagcaaatttaaagaattaaaactgTATAGAAGTATATAGGGTAAAAAGCGAAAAGCCCACTTAATCCCCCCTACCCTTCAGGTCTCTCAAAAACAAGTTTGCTTCCagatcttcttttatttatttacatacgtatatacatgcATGCCAATCTTTTACTGTAAGTAGGATCATACTAtgtatattctttcatttaatgtATTTTGGAGATCTTTCTGGGTCAAGgcagatagattttttttaaatggctgcattgcattccattttaaggATAAAGTATAATTCATTCAGCCATTCCTCTAATGATGGCTATTTAGGTTTCCAATTTTCTGCCATTACTAACAGTGCTGCAAGGAACATTTGCAAGTATTTCTGTTGACTAGATTCCTGGAAGGATTCTAGCAGTGTCAAAGGGTATGGGAACATGTATTTTGTACATAGTTGATATTGTAAAGCACTTGTTCTCTTGGGTCACTTAGAATTATAGCATAAGTAATTTCtcatgttattaaatatttttgtaacttttaaaattaaatgcataATATTCGTTTTCTTGATAAAGTACTTTTCAAAGAATATATAGCTCCATAAATCTGTCTGAATTTCAGATCATCTCCTTAGGGCACATAACTGAAATGTATTTGCTGTCAAAAGGTGTGATACATATTATCAAATTGCTTTCAGGTTATAGTGGGGTTTATCAAAAAGGAAATAGTTTATATCAATTATCACTCCTCTAGTAGTGTATTAGTTTGTGAACTGCATAGCACTGATTTACTgttgctgtttaatttccattatcTTGATGGGTGAAAAATAACGATTAGTTCTGATTTTAACTTGCTGGAAGATTGATTAAATTTGAACATTTCCCAGATTCCTCTCCTGTATCCTCCTATACCTGTATTCTCTCATACTTAATCTGTTATCAAGTCCCACAGATTCCACTTTTTTTGGTATGTGTAGAtatatcttttctccattttactcCTGTTGCCTTAGGCGATTCCTTTAACATATATTTAAGAGACAAGTTCTAACTAATCTCCCTAGTTCCACCTCGACCCCCTTCTGTTTGAGTGCCACGCTGTTGCCAGGGTGATCTGTCTGAAAGAGTTTTGGTGAAGTCACCCTACATACTCCCCGGTTTAAAAGTCTTAAAAGGCGCTTAGTGTTTGTATATCAAAGTCTTTGGGATCTGATCTATGCCTTGCCagtcttttctcttgcttttcccgCTCCTATTTGTGTTtcatcataattaaaaaaaaatgtttatggatCCCTGGGCAGATTAGTCTGTTTCATTTAACCATTTGGCCTCCAACCAATAGAACTGATCGACTAGTCCCTCTTTGATACTATGCttacactccactcagagagtcaTGGCAAGTATAATGTATATTTGCATTTACATCTTTAATAATGACATTCGGTGCTCCTGTAGGACCATAAGCCCTTTCTGGGCTTAGTGATTCTTGTATGCCAGAGCCGAATATTGGACATGGCAActaaaaaatgtttctaaaatgaatgtgtgaattcccaataatgtctttttttcatttatctctggAGCCCAAATATTTCCctgattttattgatttgcatacatttttatataatgagGATATTATATAAAGAACTTACATAACctgtgttttgtttgtgttttgttgtttaatCTTTTGATCTAGTGaagttttttatgtttatatattcagACATAGCCATCTTTTATTTGTTGACATCTCCCACTGATTTGTtgctgttaaatttttttttttttttttttttttttgagacggagtttcgctctggtcgccgaggctggagtgcagtggcgtgatctcggctcacctccacctcctgggtacataaaagcgattttcctgtctcagcctccagagtagctgggattacaggcacttgccaccacgcccagccaattttttgtatttttagtagagatggggtttcaccatgttgaccaggctggtctcgaactactgacctcaggtgatacacccacctcagcctcccaaagtgttgggattacaggcgtgagccaccgcacccggccgattgCTGTTAATTTTTAATGGTATCTAACATGTAATAGGCATTGAATAAATAACTGCTAAAAAATGAATGAGTTAAAAATTTGGTGAACTCTTTTTGTTTATACATACGTCTTACAGAAAAGCTGTCAGCATAATTGAATTTTCTATTAatagtttgcttttttctcttactATATCACGAGCATTTTTCCATGACAGtagtcttctaatttttttttttttttcagctacaCCAAAATTGCATTGAGCCAAACTTGCCACCAAGAGCCCAACAGTCACCATGATGCTGAGCACGGAAGGCAGGGAGGGGTTCGTGGTGAAGGTCAGGGGCCTACCCTGGTCCTGCTCAGCCGATGAAGTGATGCGCTTCTTCTCTGATTGCAAGATCCAAAATGGCACATCAGGTATTCGTTTCATCTACACCAGAGAAGGCAGACCAAGTGGTGAAGCATTTGTTGAACTTGAATCtgaagaggaagtgaaattggcTTTGAAGAAGGACAGAGAAACCATGGGACACAGATACGTTGAAGTATTCAAGTCTAACAGTGTTGAAATGGATTGGGTGTTGAAGCATACAGGTCCGAATAGCCCTGATACTGCCAACGATGGCTTCGTCCGGCTTAGAGGACTCCCATTTGGCTGTAGCAAGGAAGAGATTGTTCAGTTCTTTTCAGGGTTGGAAATTGTGCCAAATGGGATGACACTGCCAGTGGACTTTCAGGGGCGAAGCACAGGGGAAGCCTTTGTGCAGTTTGCTTCACAGGAGATAGCTGAGAAGGCCTTAAAGAAACACAAGGAAAGAATAGGGCACAGGTACATTGAGATCTTCAAGAGTAGCCGAGCTGAAGTTCGAACCCACTATGATCCCCCTCGAAAGCTCATGGCTATGCAGCGGCCGGGTCCCTATGATAGGCCAGGGGCTGGCAGAGGGTATAATAGCATTGGCAGAGGAGCTGGGTTTGAAAGGATGAGGCGTGGTGCCTATGGTGGAGGGTATGGAGGCTATGATGACTATGGTGGCTATAATGATGGATATGGCTTTGGGTCTGATAGATTTGGAAGAGACCTCAATTACTGTTTTTCAGGAATGTCTGATCATAGATACGGAGATGGTGGGTCCAGTTTCCAGAGCACCACAGGGCACTGTGTACACATGAGGGGGTTACCTTACAGAGCCACTGAGaatgatatttataatttcttctcACCTCTTAATCCCATGAGAGTACATATTGAAATTGGACCCGATGGCAGAGTTACCGGTGAGGCAGATGTTGAATTTGCTACTCATGAAGATGCTGTGGCAGCTATGGCAAAAGACAAAGCTAATATGCAACACAGATATGTGGAGCTCTTCTTAAATTCTACTGCAGGAACAAGTGGGGGTGCTTACGATCACAGCTATGTAGAACTTTTTTTGAATTCTACAGCAGGGGCAAGTGGTGGCGCTTATGGTAGCCAAATGATGGGCGGGATGGGCTTATCCAACCAGTCTAGTTATGGAGGTCCTGCTAGCCAGCAGCTGAGTGGTGGTTATGGAGGTGGTTATG
This genomic stretch from Pongo pygmaeus isolate AG05252 chromosome X, NHGRI_mPonPyg2-v2.0_pri, whole genome shotgun sequence harbors:
- the HNRNPH2 gene encoding heterogeneous nuclear ribonucleoprotein H2: MMLSTEGREGFVVKVRGLPWSCSADEVMRFFSDCKIQNGTSGIRFIYTREGRPSGEAFVELESEEEVKLALKKDRETMGHRYVEVFKSNSVEMDWVLKHTGPNSPDTANDGFVRLRGLPFGCSKEEIVQFFSGLEIVPNGMTLPVDFQGRSTGEAFVQFASQEIAEKALKKHKERIGHRYIEIFKSSRAEVRTHYDPPRKLMAMQRPGPYDRPGAGRGYNSIGRGAGFERMRRGAYGGGYGGYDDYGGYNDGYGFGSDRFGRDLNYCFSGMSDHRYGDGGSSFQSTTGHCVHMRGLPYRATENDIYNFFSPLNPMRVHIEIGPDGRVTGEADVEFATHEDAVAAMAKDKANMQHRYVELFLNSTAGTSGGAYDHSYVELFLNSTAGASGGAYGSQMMGGMGLSNQSSYGGPASQQLSGGYGGGYGGQSSMSGYDQVLQENSSDYQSNLA